In the Melitaea cinxia chromosome 28, ilMelCinx1.1, whole genome shotgun sequence genome, one interval contains:
- the LOC123667634 gene encoding thioredoxin-2, which produces MAIHIKDADDLKNRLSEAGEKLVVIDFMATWCGPCKMIGPKLEELANELADSIVVLKVDVDECEDVAAEYNINAMPTFVFIKSSQKLEEFSGANVDKLKNTILKLK; this is translated from the exons ATGGCCATTCACATCAAGGACGCTGACGACCTCAAGAACAGGCTCTCTGAAGCCGGTGAGAAGCTCGTCGTGATTGACTTCATGGCAACCTGGTGCGGACCCTGCAAGATGATCGGGCCCAAACTAGAGGAACTGGCCAACGAGCTGGCTGACTCCATTGTCGTACTTAAG GTCGATGTAGACGAGTGTGAGGACGTCGCTGCCGAGTACAACATAAACGCCATGCCCACCTTCGTCTTTATTAAGAGTTCACAGAAACTCGAAGAATTCTCCGGCGCTAACGTCGACAAGCTAAAGAACACCATCCTCAAgttgaagtaa